From a region of the Halomonas sp. HL-93 genome:
- a CDS encoding RraA family protein produces the protein MFHIEPRKVTLSAKQHSRYRHLATSTLGHFTDFGAITSLMPLRRPERLLGTALTVRIPYVDGSIIREALNMACPGDVLVIDVSGDHQRACWGEFRAYAALRKQLAGVVTNGAVTDWDALTQLTLPTYARAASPLTTRALELEGELNTPVAIEGVTINPGDLVVGDDDGLFIIPPHRADALADAAEAKQAQEEEKRHALKTEFPEWFR, from the coding sequence ATGTTCCATATCGAGCCTCGTAAGGTCACACTGAGTGCCAAACAGCACTCTCGCTACCGACATCTGGCCACGTCAACCTTGGGTCACTTCACCGACTTTGGCGCCATTACTTCGCTGATGCCCCTTCGACGCCCTGAGCGCCTGCTAGGCACAGCCTTAACGGTCAGGATTCCCTACGTGGATGGCAGTATTATCCGCGAAGCGCTAAACATGGCCTGCCCTGGAGACGTGCTGGTGATTGATGTCTCCGGCGACCACCAACGCGCCTGCTGGGGAGAGTTTCGCGCCTATGCGGCGCTACGCAAACAACTGGCAGGTGTGGTAACCAACGGCGCGGTCACCGACTGGGACGCATTGACCCAGTTAACGCTGCCGACATACGCACGCGCCGCAAGCCCGCTGACAACCAGGGCGCTGGAGCTGGAAGGGGAGCTCAATACTCCCGTCGCTATCGAGGGTGTCACCATCAACCCCGGTGATCTGGTCGTGGGCGATGACGATGGATTGTTTATCATTCCTCCCCATAGGGCTGACGCGCTGGCAGATGCAGCGGAGGCCAAGCAGGCTCAGGAGGAAGAGAAGCGCCATGCGCTGAAGACGGAGTTTCCTGAATGGTTTCGCTGA
- a CDS encoding FecCD family ABC transporter permease — MRTSAALTHSSAIKNASNRLLRRLLLLGLLLVASATLSLCLGSFPTSFTQVLRALAAPQSSDIAFIIWELRLPRIVLAILVGAALAIAGAILQSIVRNPLASPDVIGITSGAAFAAVLFLALLSTPLSIHWLPVAAMLGALVAALAVIGLSWKNGISPLRMVLVGIGLAAAMGAGTTLLIVISDDAAAMTAYVWLTGSLYAAQWQDVQGMLPWLLVTLPVCLTLARHADAMALGDNVAEGLGVAIVRSRLALLTCSVALAGAAVAFAGGLSFVGLIAPHLAARLVGRNLARLVPASALVGALIVLYADLLGRVAFLPKDLPAGIFVAGIGAPFFVYLLHRTRYQRR; from the coding sequence ATGAGAACAAGTGCAGCGTTAACCCACAGCAGCGCAATAAAAAACGCAAGTAATCGCTTACTTAGAAGACTGCTGCTACTAGGTCTTCTATTAGTGGCCAGCGCTACGCTGTCGCTGTGTTTAGGCAGTTTTCCCACATCGTTTACGCAGGTGCTGCGTGCTTTGGCAGCGCCGCAAAGTAGCGATATCGCCTTTATTATCTGGGAACTACGTCTTCCGCGCATCGTACTGGCGATACTGGTCGGCGCTGCCCTGGCAATAGCCGGGGCGATTCTGCAGAGCATTGTGCGCAATCCGCTGGCATCCCCCGATGTCATCGGCATAACCAGCGGTGCAGCGTTTGCCGCCGTGCTGTTTTTGGCACTGCTGAGCACCCCTCTGAGCATTCATTGGTTGCCCGTTGCGGCCATGCTGGGGGCGCTGGTAGCGGCCCTCGCGGTGATTGGCCTGAGCTGGAAAAACGGCATCAGCCCATTGCGCATGGTACTGGTGGGTATCGGTCTGGCAGCCGCCATGGGCGCTGGCACCACGCTGTTGATCGTGATCAGTGATGACGCTGCCGCCATGACGGCCTACGTATGGTTGACCGGCAGCCTTTATGCAGCGCAGTGGCAGGATGTCCAGGGCATGTTGCCGTGGCTGCTAGTCACGCTACCGGTTTGTCTGACCCTCGCCCGTCATGCCGATGCCATGGCGCTTGGCGACAACGTTGCTGAAGGCCTTGGCGTGGCTATTGTGCGCAGCCGACTGGCGCTGCTGACCTGCAGCGTGGCGCTGGCAGGAGCTGCCGTGGCCTTTGCCGGTGGCTTGAGCTTTGTGGGCCTGATTGCGCCCCACCTGGCGGCCAGGCTGGTAGGCCGTAATCTGGCACGGCTAGTGCCCGCGTCAGCGCTGGTTGGGGCACTAATCGTGCTCTACGCCGATCTGCTGGGCCGGGTGGCCTTTTTACCCAAAGACTTGCCTGCAGGCATCTTCGTTGCTGGGATAGGCGCGCCCTTCTTCGTTTATCTACTGCACAGAACACGCTACCAGAGGCGTTAA
- a CDS encoding FecCD family ABC transporter permease, which yields MLNSVSAKGLGLLFGLLMALGAFCASVMLGTTAIAWSSLWAALNHYDPTNVAHIILLTERLPRAVIAALVGASLAIAGALMQTVTRNPLASPGILGINAGAMFFVVVAVSLLPLHTPAHYVWAALLGALVAAVLVMVLSRGRHGELSPLRVVLAGVAVTAMFVSFSQGLLVIDQQSFESVLQWLAGSVSGRELSVVMPLLPLFGGALLLCALLVRHANALLLGDDMATGLGMQATTIKLLLGLIVIVLAGSSVALAGMIGFVGLIVPHMARGLFGIDHRWLLPACALLGACLLLLADLASRFLMPPQEIPVGVMTALIGTPFFIYLARRKMVAQ from the coding sequence ATGCTAAACAGCGTCAGCGCAAAAGGGCTTGGGCTTCTATTTGGATTACTAATGGCACTGGGCGCTTTCTGTGCCAGTGTCATGTTAGGCACCACCGCTATTGCCTGGTCATCGTTATGGGCCGCACTTAATCACTATGATCCAACCAACGTAGCCCACATCATTCTGCTAACCGAACGCTTACCCCGCGCGGTGATTGCCGCACTGGTGGGAGCAAGTCTCGCCATTGCCGGCGCGCTAATGCAGACCGTGACGCGCAACCCACTGGCCTCACCAGGCATTTTGGGCATCAACGCAGGCGCGATGTTTTTTGTGGTGGTAGCGGTGTCGCTACTGCCGCTGCACACCCCCGCGCACTACGTCTGGGCCGCGCTTTTGGGCGCGCTGGTCGCAGCCGTTCTGGTGATGGTACTTAGCCGTGGTCGCCATGGCGAGCTCTCCCCCCTGCGGGTTGTACTGGCAGGCGTTGCCGTCACGGCGATGTTCGTATCGTTCAGCCAGGGGCTCCTGGTGATTGACCAGCAAAGCTTTGAAAGCGTTCTTCAGTGGCTGGCGGGGTCGGTATCGGGGCGTGAACTTTCCGTCGTCATGCCTCTGCTGCCGCTTTTTGGCGGGGCACTTTTGCTCTGCGCGCTGCTGGTACGCCACGCCAATGCGCTGCTGCTTGGCGATGACATGGCCACCGGGCTTGGCATGCAGGCCACCACCATCAAGCTACTTTTGGGGCTAATCGTGATTGTGCTGGCGGGCAGCTCCGTGGCCCTGGCGGGCATGATCGGCTTTGTGGGTTTGATTGTGCCCCATATGGCGCGTGGGCTGTTTGGCATCGACCACCGTTGGCTGCTGCCCGCCTGCGCCTTGCTGGGCGCCTGTTTGTTGCTGCTGGCCGACTTGGCCTCGCGGTTTTTAATGCCGCCCCAGGAGATTCCGGTCGGTGTGATGACGGCGCTGATTGGCACCCCCTTCTTTATTTACTTAGCACGACGCAAGATGGTCGCCCAATGA
- a CDS encoding ABC transporter substrate-binding protein produces MSIVASALMVTGILSTATSAAASAVRADNTETASRSTPTRIVTLYQGATDSAIALGLTPIGVVDSWLEKPMYRYLRDALAGVEHVGLETQPNLEKIAWLDPDLVIASDFRHARIASLLTAIAPTVSAPTVFDFKTTLKMVANATDREAQANELLQQWDARVVDFRQQIATKLGSEWPQKVAVVRFKSDHVRIYTSGFAGSILDELGFEQPDTLQSQGWGMKLSSTENIPVMDADAIFILLEPDDPAIADNYQHWASHPLWQQLSAVQNDRVYEVDPVSWMMGGGILAANAMLDDLFAHYGLSQPEAAQPHVCLPHFIDHVEPFPC; encoded by the coding sequence ATGAGTATTGTCGCCTCAGCACTTATGGTGACCGGCATACTCTCTACAGCGACGAGCGCGGCAGCCAGTGCCGTCCGTGCTGATAACACCGAAACGGCTTCGCGCAGCACGCCAACACGCATCGTTACGCTTTACCAGGGCGCCACCGACAGCGCTATTGCTCTTGGGCTGACGCCCATAGGCGTGGTCGATTCCTGGCTGGAAAAGCCCATGTACCGCTACCTGCGCGACGCGCTGGCGGGCGTTGAGCATGTGGGGCTGGAAACCCAGCCAAACCTGGAAAAGATTGCTTGGCTTGATCCAGACCTTGTCATTGCCAGCGACTTTCGCCACGCGCGAATAGCATCATTACTCACCGCCATCGCGCCCACGGTATCTGCACCTACTGTGTTTGACTTCAAAACCACGCTTAAAATGGTGGCCAATGCCACCGACCGCGAAGCGCAAGCGAATGAGCTGCTTCAGCAATGGGATGCGCGGGTAGTCGATTTTCGCCAGCAGATTGCCACCAAGCTTGGCAGCGAGTGGCCTCAGAAAGTGGCAGTGGTGCGTTTCAAGAGCGACCACGTGCGCATCTACACCAGCGGCTTTGCGGGCTCGATTTTAGATGAGCTGGGCTTTGAGCAACCCGATACTCTGCAAAGCCAAGGATGGGGAATGAAGCTCTCCAGTACTGAAAATATTCCGGTGATGGATGCTGATGCCATCTTTATTCTGCTTGAACCGGATGACCCGGCGATTGCGGATAATTACCAGCATTGGGCGTCTCATCCCCTATGGCAACAACTTTCAGCCGTACAAAACGATCGGGTGTATGAGGTCGACCCGGTCAGTTGGATGATGGGTGGCGGCATATTAGCGGCCAATGCCATGCTGGATGATCTCTTCGCCCACTATGGCCTGTCGCAACCCGAAGCGGCGCAGCCGCACGTTTGTCTACCCCATTTCATCGACCATGTGGAGCCCTTTCCATGCTAA
- a CDS encoding DHA2 family efflux MFS transporter permease subunit yields MPTTTAHGSKVLFSVLLGTFTVSLNNSALNLAVAELMTTFNASTTQVSWVVTLFMITMGMTMPLTGYLAGKFGRKRIYLLGLLGFLAGSSLGAMAQSLNGIILARGVQGIAAGLMIPLSLSLIFSAYPSHQRGRASGIWGAAVMIAPAIGPTVGGLLLEISHWRALFLMNIPFALLGLLCGYRYLTTESSNQPRRFDIAGFTLITLGLGAVLFSLSWVDTLADLLRFQIITPLIIGVLALLSFVHVERHHPTPLLDLSLFTHQGFRISVVLACLQSVILFGCILLVPLWMQNALGFSPLTTGVVFLATALAAAACSPVAGQLIDRYPPQWCMSIGLIVTIVSLIGLGMLTPATPVWVIGAWMGMRGVGLGCAYLPATTAGMKDLPESSVAQASAMNNMSRRVSASVGIVALSIYYDITVNAALNQGATYTEASASSLHQAFFALACIAALCLPLAWQLGRVIQTTPDARTICSQ; encoded by the coding sequence ATGCCGACAACTACTGCACATGGCAGCAAGGTGCTATTCAGCGTGCTACTAGGCACCTTTACCGTAAGCCTTAACAATAGCGCCCTGAACCTTGCCGTAGCTGAATTGATGACCACGTTCAATGCCAGCACTACCCAGGTGAGCTGGGTGGTGACCCTTTTTATGATCACCATGGGTATGACCATGCCGCTAACCGGTTACTTAGCCGGAAAATTTGGCCGTAAACGTATTTACCTGCTAGGTCTTTTGGGTTTCCTGGCCGGTTCTAGTCTGGGCGCCATGGCTCAAAGTCTAAATGGTATTATTCTCGCCCGAGGGGTTCAGGGCATAGCGGCCGGACTAATGATTCCGCTGTCGCTATCGCTAATTTTTTCGGCCTATCCCTCTCATCAACGTGGCAGAGCCAGCGGCATATGGGGAGCTGCCGTTATGATTGCGCCCGCCATTGGGCCAACGGTTGGCGGGCTATTGCTTGAAATTAGTCACTGGCGAGCGTTGTTTTTAATGAATATCCCTTTTGCACTGCTTGGTCTGCTGTGTGGCTACCGCTATCTAACGACAGAATCCTCCAACCAACCGCGCCGATTTGATATAGCCGGTTTTACGCTGATTACGCTTGGTCTGGGTGCGGTGCTGTTTTCGCTTAGCTGGGTGGATACCCTCGCCGACCTTCTGCGTTTCCAGATAATCACCCCGCTGATAATCGGCGTGTTGGCGCTACTGAGTTTTGTTCATGTTGAGCGGCATCATCCGACGCCCTTGCTTGACCTGTCACTTTTCACTCATCAAGGCTTCCGTATCAGTGTCGTGCTCGCCTGCCTGCAATCCGTTATTCTGTTTGGCTGTATTCTGCTTGTTCCCTTGTGGATGCAGAATGCGCTGGGATTTAGCCCACTAACCACAGGCGTGGTGTTTTTGGCCACCGCGCTCGCCGCCGCCGCCTGCTCCCCTGTTGCAGGACAGCTGATTGACCGCTACCCGCCCCAATGGTGCATGAGTATCGGGCTGATAGTTACTATTGTGAGTCTGATAGGGCTTGGCATGCTGACGCCAGCCACGCCGGTCTGGGTGATTGGCGCCTGGATGGGAATGCGCGGTGTTGGCCTGGGCTGTGCCTACCTGCCTGCCACCACGGCTGGCATGAAAGATCTGCCTGAATCGAGTGTTGCCCAGGCGTCGGCGATGAACAATATGTCACGTCGGGTAAGCGCTTCTGTGGGCATTGTTGCCCTGTCGATCTACTACGACATAACAGTCAACGCAGCGCTTAATCAGGGAGCCACCTATACCGAGGCTAGCGCCTCGAGCCTTCACCAGGCCTTTTTTGCCCTGGCCTGCATCGCCGCGCTCTGCTTACCCCTGGCGTGGCAGTTAGGTCGCGTGATTCAGACCACCCCAGATGCCAGGACGATATGCAGTCAGTGA
- a CDS encoding putative RNA methyltransferase — MSISPFQALACPLDGEPLTPSGSAWRCSAGHSFDIAKQGYVNLLPVQHKRSSDPGDSKTMVAARRRFLNAGYYQPIADAVSLAVFEHTQHETSHDAELSCLDAGCGDGYYLRALANAVSSEKSLALLGLDISKWAVQTAAKQDNKQTPQSSWVVGSNANLPVQSSSLDCVLCMFGFPVYREFARVLKPGGVLIQVEAGPGHLRELRDIIYPTLKAERFSEPEWPEGFTQLGVEALRYALTLSDAEAIADLLVMTPHFYRATTEGREKAAVLRSITLTVDVRIVRWARV; from the coding sequence ATGAGTATTTCTCCTTTCCAGGCGCTGGCCTGCCCGTTAGATGGCGAACCGCTAACGCCGTCGGGCAGTGCATGGCGATGCTCAGCGGGGCATAGCTTCGACATTGCCAAGCAAGGCTATGTAAACCTGCTGCCCGTTCAGCACAAGCGCTCCAGTGACCCTGGTGATAGCAAAACAATGGTGGCCGCGCGTCGTCGCTTTCTAAATGCCGGGTACTACCAACCTATCGCCGACGCGGTGAGTCTCGCGGTTTTTGAACATACCCAGCATGAAACGAGCCATGACGCGGAGCTTAGTTGCCTGGATGCTGGCTGTGGTGATGGCTATTACCTTAGGGCATTGGCCAATGCGGTTTCGAGCGAGAAATCGCTGGCGCTGTTGGGGCTGGATATTTCCAAATGGGCGGTGCAGACGGCGGCTAAGCAGGATAACAAGCAGACACCGCAAAGCAGTTGGGTGGTGGGCAGTAACGCCAACTTGCCCGTGCAGAGCTCGTCGCTCGACTGCGTGCTATGCATGTTCGGTTTCCCGGTATATCGGGAATTTGCTCGTGTGCTCAAACCGGGCGGTGTGTTAATTCAGGTTGAGGCGGGGCCGGGTCATTTGCGCGAATTGCGCGATATTATCTATCCGACGTTAAAGGCAGAGCGTTTTAGTGAGCCTGAGTGGCCAGAGGGGTTCACGCAGTTGGGCGTAGAGGCCTTGCGCTATGCGCTGACGCTCAGCGATGCGGAAGCCATTGCTGACTTGTTGGTGATGACGCCACATTTTTATCGCGCCACGACAGAAGGTCGTGAGAAAGCGGCTGTGCTTAGGTCAATCACCTTAACGGTAGACGTGCGTATCGTGCGGTGGGCGCGCGTTTAG
- a CDS encoding cold-shock protein, whose amino-acid sequence MATGTVKWFNDTKGFGFIAPSDGGDDLFAHFSEIQADGFKSLQEGANVSFDVTQGKKGLQASNIKQTS is encoded by the coding sequence ATGGCAACTGGCACAGTTAAATGGTTTAACGACACTAAAGGCTTCGGTTTCATCGCTCCTTCTGACGGCGGCGACGACCTCTTTGCTCACTTCTCTGAGATTCAAGCCGACGGCTTCAAATCTCTTCAAGAAGGCGCTAACGTTTCTTTTGACGTTACCCAGGGCAAGAAAGGCCTACAAGCCTCTAACATCAAGCAAACTTCCTAA
- a CDS encoding SDR family oxidoreductase — protein sequence MAVTTNPSSTPYPSKVVLLTGASSGIGEATARWLAGQGHRLIIGARRTDRLEALTKTLRAEGGTVDYRALDVTNLEDMQAFADFAINLYGRIDVIINNAGIMPLSPLASLKVDEWNRMIDVNIRGVLNGIAATLPILQAQESGQVINVSSIGGFTVVPTAAVYCATKYAVRAISDGLRQETDNIRVSCVYPGVVESELANTITDPEAAEAMVTYRQIALKPEAIASAIAHAINQPDDVDTSDIVVRPTASR from the coding sequence ATGGCGGTTACAACTAACCCTTCATCTACACCCTATCCATCAAAAGTTGTCTTATTAACCGGTGCCAGCAGCGGTATCGGCGAAGCAACGGCTCGCTGGCTTGCAGGCCAAGGGCACCGTCTCATCATCGGCGCACGTCGTACCGACAGGCTGGAAGCACTGACCAAGACTCTGCGCGCAGAAGGCGGCACGGTGGATTATCGAGCGCTGGATGTGACTAACCTGGAGGATATGCAGGCATTCGCGGATTTCGCTATCAATCTGTATGGCCGGATTGATGTCATTATCAACAACGCGGGCATTATGCCGCTCTCACCGTTGGCATCGCTTAAAGTCGATGAGTGGAACCGCATGATCGACGTCAACATTCGTGGCGTACTCAACGGTATCGCTGCCACTCTACCCATCCTGCAAGCTCAGGAAAGCGGACAAGTGATCAACGTATCCTCTATCGGCGGGTTCACCGTCGTCCCAACCGCTGCCGTGTATTGCGCCACCAAATATGCCGTGCGCGCCATTTCGGATGGGTTACGCCAGGAAACCGACAATATCCGTGTTAGCTGTGTTTATCCCGGCGTGGTGGAATCAGAACTGGCTAATACCATTACTGACCCAGAGGCCGCCGAAGCCATGGTGACGTATCGTCAGATTGCCCTAAAGCCCGAGGCCATCGCCTCCGCCATTGCGCATGCTATCAACCAGCCCGATGACGTGGATACCAGCGATATCGTCGTACGACCTACCGCGAGTCGTTAA
- a CDS encoding dicarboxylate/amino acid:cation symporter, giving the protein MKRIWKAYFEASLILRVTIALVLGVVVGLVGGETVAAWLAPLGDLLLRLLTFLIVPIVLFTLMVGVNQSREGSAGRIGGKVLGYYLASSALAIMVGLTVASLFSPGSGMTLDDDASFSVPENPGVVDTLLNIVPNNIIGAFSELNMLGIIFTALVFGIALLKMRQSERQHAMGERLYEVIESLNEVTLNVMAGVLHYVPIGVFAIVAETVSQQGLETLLSLGDMVVVLYIALGAQLLIYCGVMRLFGVKLRNFFREARTPMLTAFATQSSSGTLPITVNAARRLGISKSIYGFSLPLGATLNMDGAAIRIAISAVFAANVIGAPLDFISMVQIVLIGTLVSVGTAGVPGAGIIMIATVFAQVGLPIETVALLTAIDALVGMGCTALNVTGDLVGTSVIARSEGEQLSEQSVGEASAAANS; this is encoded by the coding sequence ATGAAACGCATATGGAAAGCCTATTTTGAGGCGTCATTGATTTTACGCGTCACCATCGCGCTGGTGCTTGGGGTTGTTGTCGGGCTTGTCGGCGGCGAGACAGTGGCGGCCTGGCTGGCGCCACTGGGTGACCTGCTGCTGCGGCTGCTGACGTTTCTGATCGTGCCCATTGTGTTGTTTACCCTGATGGTGGGCGTTAACCAATCCCGGGAGGGCAGTGCAGGTCGCATCGGCGGAAAAGTGCTCGGCTATTACCTGGCGTCCTCGGCGCTGGCGATTATGGTGGGCTTAACCGTTGCGTCGCTGTTTAGCCCAGGCAGCGGGATGACGCTGGATGATGATGCCAGCTTCTCGGTGCCGGAAAACCCAGGCGTTGTCGATACACTGCTGAACATCGTGCCGAACAATATTATCGGTGCCTTCTCCGAACTCAATATGCTGGGGATTATTTTTACTGCGCTGGTGTTTGGGATTGCGCTGCTCAAAATGCGCCAGTCAGAGCGCCAGCATGCCATGGGCGAGCGTCTGTATGAGGTAATTGAGTCGCTCAACGAAGTCACGCTCAACGTAATGGCTGGGGTGTTGCACTACGTGCCCATAGGCGTGTTTGCGATTGTTGCCGAAACGGTGAGTCAGCAGGGATTGGAAACACTGCTATCGTTGGGAGATATGGTGGTTGTGCTGTACATCGCGCTGGGTGCTCAACTACTGATTTACTGCGGTGTCATGCGTCTGTTTGGGGTGAAACTACGCAACTTCTTCCGCGAGGCGCGCACGCCGATGTTAACTGCATTTGCCACCCAAAGTAGTTCTGGCACCTTACCCATCACGGTCAATGCAGCTCGCCGTTTGGGAATTTCCAAAAGTATTTATGGCTTCAGTCTGCCGCTTGGGGCCACCTTAAACATGGATGGTGCGGCGATTCGTATCGCGATATCAGCGGTATTTGCGGCCAACGTGATTGGCGCACCGCTGGATTTCATCAGCATGGTGCAGATTGTACTGATCGGGACGTTGGTCTCGGTGGGCACGGCAGGGGTGCCCGGCGCCGGCATTATCATGATTGCCACGGTATTTGCCCAGGTGGGGCTGCCGATTGAAACCGTCGCGCTGTTAACCGCCATTGATGCTCTGGTCGGCATGGGGTGCACGGCGCTGAACGTCACGGGAGATTTGGTCGGCACGTCGGTTATCGCCCGCAGCGAAGGCGAGCAGTTGAGCGAGCAGTCTGTTGGCGAAGCGTCGGCGGCAGCGAACAGTTAG
- a CDS encoding nucleoside deaminase, with amino-acid sequence MDDREIPFIERAVALAEEALNAGDEPFGSVLVGGDGEVLAEDRNRIAGGDSTQHPEFALARWAAQHMTPEARAQATVFTSGEHCPMCAAAHGWVGLGRIVYASSSKQLSNWLAELGVAPPPVATLSIQQVVPGLTVEGPVAGWDEKVHALHQRRHAGLS; translated from the coding sequence ATGGATGATCGAGAAATACCCTTCATTGAACGGGCCGTGGCGCTCGCTGAAGAGGCGCTAAACGCCGGGGATGAGCCTTTTGGTAGCGTGCTGGTCGGTGGCGATGGCGAGGTGCTGGCTGAGGATCGCAACCGCATTGCCGGCGGCGATTCCACTCAGCACCCTGAATTCGCCCTGGCGCGTTGGGCCGCTCAGCACATGACGCCAGAGGCGCGGGCGCAGGCCACGGTGTTCACCTCCGGGGAGCATTGCCCGATGTGTGCCGCGGCCCATGGCTGGGTAGGGCTTGGGCGTATTGTGTACGCCAGTTCCTCAAAGCAACTGAGCAACTGGCTCGCTGAGCTAGGCGTGGCACCGCCGCCGGTGGCGACCTTATCCATTCAACAGGTGGTGCCAGGCCTTACGGTAGAAGGGCCGGTAGCCGGGTGGGATGAAAAGGTTCATGCATTGCACCAGCGTCGGCATGCGGGCCTCAGCTGA
- a CDS encoding YqaE/Pmp3 family membrane protein → MAFTATDPIKMIFAVILPPLGVFFEVGLKGHFWLNIILTLFGFVPGIIHAFYVILKH, encoded by the coding sequence ATGGCGTTTACCGCGACTGACCCGATCAAAATGATTTTTGCGGTCATTTTACCGCCCCTCGGTGTATTCTTTGAGGTGGGTCTTAAAGGACATTTCTGGCTCAACATCATCTTGACGTTGTTTGGCTTTGTGCCCGGCATCATCCACGCGTTTTACGTGATATTGAAGCACTAG